From the genome of Amia ocellicauda isolate fAmiCal2 chromosome 14, fAmiCal2.hap1, whole genome shotgun sequence, one region includes:
- the LOC136767893 gene encoding major histocompatibility complex class I-related gene protein-like — MALDTSCYTTEMNSVKLLVLLWCIEAADAGSHSLCFLHTLNSQRTSFAEFTAVGMVNDLHVEYYDSDLKKIVSRQDWSVASDTQAEMDMRLAATVDSYHSIRTRIRNIMPRFNHTEGVHTYQRQACCELDDDGTTSVWVRDAYDGQDFMSYSSESHSWTAAVPQSITEKLHLEATKLGLIHFYRPACINILKKYLQYGKNSIMRKVYPRVRVIRKPSVAQGETHVTCLVTGFYPRTVEVTLLRDGHPVPGEKVTGGEVLPNGDGTYQLRKTLTVDEDEQWLHKYSCQVNHTSLDNKMVIDCELEPGPDLTIIIPVVVILLAVLVLLVAGVVLWWRRACE, encoded by the exons ATGGCTTTGGACACAAGCTGTTACACGACAGAAATGAACTCAGTGAAGTTGCTTGTGCTTCTCTGGTGCATCGAAGCAGCTGATGCAG GCTCACACTCACTGTGCTTCTTGCACACGTTGAACAGCCAGCGGACCAGCTTCGCCGAGTTCACGGCTGTGGGGATGGTGAATGACTTACACGTGGAGTACTACGATAGCGACTTGAAGAAGATTGTGTCGCGCCAGGACTGGAGCGTGGCCTCGGACACCCAGGCAGAAATGGATATGAGACTGGCAGCCACAGTGGACAGCTACCACAGCATACGTACGAGGATTCGGAACATCATGCCGCGCTTCAACCACACAGAGG GAGTTCACACCTACCAGAGGCAGGCGTGCTGCGAGCTGGATGATGACGGGACAACGAGCGTCTGGGTCAGGGACGCCTATGATGGGCAGGACTTCATGAGCTACAGCAGCGAGAGCCACTCCTGGACTGCCGCCGTGCCACAGTCCATCACCGAAAAGCTGCACCTGGAAGCCACCAAACTGGGTCTGATCCACTTCTACAGACCAGCCTGCATCAACATCCTGAAGAAGTACCTGCAGTACGGCAAGAACAGCATCATGAGGAAAG TGTATCCCAGGGTGAGGGTGATCCGCAAGCCCTCAGTTGCCCAGGGAGAGACTCACGTCACCTGCCTAGTGACCGGCTTCTACCCCCGGACGGTGGAGGTGACCCTGCTCAGAGACGGGCATCCAGTGCCGGGAGAGAAGGTGACGGGTGGGGAGGTGCTGCCCAACGGAGACGGGACCTACCAGCTGAGAAAGACCCTGACTGTGGATGAGGACGAACAGTGGCTGCATAAATACTCCTGCCAGGTCAACCACACCAGCCTGGACAACAAGATGGTCATTGACTGTG AACTAGAGCCCGGCCCAGATCTTACCATCATCATCCCAGTTGTGGTGATTCTGCTTGCAGTTCTGGTCCTACTTGTTGCAGGGGTCGTGCTGTGGTGGAGACGAGCCTGTGAGTGA